The following proteins are co-located in the Apium graveolens cultivar Ventura chromosome 5, ASM990537v1, whole genome shotgun sequence genome:
- the LOC141659753 gene encoding uncharacterized protein LOC141659753 encodes MKVLLGSYDNWDIVESGFNEPADATAEAALPNAEKTALKESRKKDKKALYTIFQGVDESTFEKISEAKTAKDAWEILQKSFQGVEKVKKVRIQVLRGKFENIKMKASENIGEYVTRLKTVTNEMKRNGESLDDVRVMEKLLRSLMRKFDYVVTSIEESKDLSKISIDELVGSLQAHEQRMNQYDDTSHLEKALQSKVSIGESSSSSSSGRGRGGFRGGYRGGRGRGRQSFNRSQNTEGYRPSGHGQNFRGRGRGGFQRGDKSQFQCYNCNKFGHFSYECRSPKVEERSHFAAAKEDKDIGTAMFLTYKGDEESKKNVWYLDSGASNHMTGHKDLFTEIDETISGEVTFGDLSKIPVKGKGTITIVLKNGEKKFINDVYHIPALKSNIISLGQLGEKGHYIQMQDNSLVIRNRDQELIADVEMSKNRLFTLDIQTKMQRCLKMVIKNDSWLWNLRYGHLGFSGLKLLSKTMTVITGTLKMTETMIKLLHQVQINKLLDQHHPREEAAVQGERQGKCGVWIIYMKQQVRYKLPLIIHCFA; translated from the coding sequence ATGAAGGTGTTACTCGGTTCCTACGATAATTGGGATATTGTCGAAAGTGGGTTTAATGAGCCCGCAGATGCAACCGCTGAAGCAGCACTTCCAAATGCCGAGAAGACGGCGTTAAAGGAGTCCCGTAAAAAGGACAAAAAGGCGTTGTACACAATTTTTCAAGGTGTTGATGAATCTACCTTTGAAAAAATTTCAGAAGCAAAAACAGCAAAAGATGCGTGGGAGATTTTGCAGAAATCATTCCAAGGCGTGGAGAAAGTAAAAAAGGTGCGGATCCAAGTTCTTCGTGGCAAGTTCGAAAATATTAAAATGAAGGCCTCAGAAAATATTGGTGAATATGTTACTCGTTTAAAAACAGTGACAAATGAGAtgaagagaaatggagaaagtcTCGATGATGTTCGGGTCATGGAAAAATTACTCCGTTCGTTGATGAGAAAATTTGATTACGTGGTTACTTCTATCGAGGAGTCAAAAGATTTGTCCAAAATTTCCATTGATGAGCTAGTTGGTTCACTTCAAGCGCATGAGCAGCGgatgaaccagtatgatgatACAAGCCATTTAGAAAAGGCGTTGCAAAGTAAGGTGTCCATTGGTGAAAGTTCAAGCAGTAGCAGTTCTGGTCGTGGAAGAGGTGGCTTTAGAGGTGGCTACCGTGGTGGAAGAGGACGTGGAAGACAGTCCTTCAACAGAAGCCAGAACACTGAAGGTTATCGTCCATCTGGCCATGGTCAGAATTTTAGAGGACGAGGACGAGGAGGATTTCAACGAGGTGACAAGTCTCAATTTCAGTGCTATAATTGCAATAAATTTGGCCATTTCAGTTATGAATGTAGATCACCGAaagtggaagaaagaagtcattttgcagcagcaaaagaagacaaagatattGGCACTGCTATGTTCCTCACTTATAAAGGCGACGAGGAGAGCAAGAAaaatgtttggtatcttgactcTGGTGCGAGCAACCACATGACGGGCCACAAGGATTTATTTACGGAGATAGACGAGACCATCAGCGGAGAAGTTACGTTTGGTGATTTATCGAAGATTCCAGTCAAAGGTAAAGGTACAATTACGATTGTATTGAAGAATGGTGAGAAAAAGTTTATTAATGATGTTTACCATATACCTGCTTTGAAAAGTAACATCATCAGTCTTGGCCAACTTGGGGAGAAAGGACATTATATACAGATGCAGGATAATTCTCTCGTCATCAGGAATCGGGATCAAGAATTAATTGCAGatgtggagatgtcaaagaatcgTTTGTTTACACTTGATATACAGACGAAGATGCAGAGGTGTTTGAAGAtggtcattaaaaatgactcgtggTTATGGAATTTAAGATATGGTCATCTTGGTTTTTCTGGTTTAAAATTATTGTCAAAGACGATGACGGTGATAACCGGAACATTGAAGATGACGGAGACGATGATCAAACTCCTCCACCAAGTCCAAATCAACAAACTTTTGGATCAACACCATCCACGGGAGGAAGCAGCAGTTCAGGGGGAGCGCCAAGGAAAATGCGGAGTTTGGATAATATATATGAAGCAACAAGTCCGGTACAAACTACCTTTGATTATTCATTGTTTTGCTTAA